A genome region from Primulina eburnea isolate SZY01 chromosome 9, ASM2296580v1, whole genome shotgun sequence includes the following:
- the LOC140841044 gene encoding mitogen-activated protein kinase kinase kinase YODA-like, which yields MPSWWGKSWSKEEKKKKSKESFIDTLHKKFKSPDSKPSGRLEGSRKRSNDIVSERGSQSQAVSRSPSPSKHVARCQSFAERPQAQPLPLPGMRLRTANVHHTDSGIRESAKPKLERVSKSSLFPPLPRPTCIWQKPDPADMDGEVIVHSISSECSVESDDPADSHQRSPLATDYDVGSRTAAGSPSSFVRDQPSVTPAISRESPVTVNLSAKKTVSSAPKRRPLSGRVPNLQIPRYGAFFSAPDSSMSSPSRSPIRISGYEQVTGSAFPAGKLFPEHLLLGSGQCSSPGSGQTSGHNSMGGDMSGQLFWQPSRGSPEYSSNPSPRMASPGPSSRIHSGAVTPIHPRAGGGHYESMSNWPDDSRQQSHRLPLPPITISNSSPFSQPNSAVASPSVPRSPGRAENLASPGSRWKRGKLLGRGTFGHVYVGFNSETGEMCAMKEVTLFADDAKSKESAKQLGQEIVLLSRLKHPNIVQYYGSETVGDRLYIYLEYVSGGSIHKILQEYGILGESAIRSYTQQILSGLAYLHAKNTVHRDIKGANILVDPNGRVKLADFGMAKHITGQTCPLSFKGSPYWMAPEVIRNSNGCNLAVDIWSLGCTVLEMATSKPPWSQYEGVAAMFKIGNSKELPPIPDHLSDDGKDFVRKCLQRNPQNRLTAAQLLEHPFVKSAVPLEKQILGYASSDNSPMSKAAKSMGIGNTRNLQPDPEKLAIHSSRVSKSNFNPSDVYIPRNISCPVSPIGSPLLHPRSPKHPSGRMSPSPISSPLTTSGSSTPLTGGMGAIPYNQPMLLPGGFSIVPKRPPSSCSNTLSYWDPDILKGVHSGSHAFWGLASCHNNALGRKFGRVAHAELYDRQSILADRVAQQLLRDPAQLNPSVDLNPSSPFPSHHMTGL from the exons atgCCTTCATGGTGGGGAAAGTCTTGgtcaaaagaagaaaaaaagaaaaaatccaAAGAAAGTTTTATTGACACGTTGCATAAGAAGTTTAAGAGTCCGGACAGCAAACCTTCCGGTAGATTAGAAGGATCTAGAAAACGCTCCAATGACATAGTTTCAGAGAGAGGGTCTCAATCACAGGCCGTGTCAAGATCTCCGTCACCTTCTAAACATGTTGCACGATGTCAAAGTTTTGCAGAAAGGCCTCAAGCCCAACCACTTCCACTGCCAGGCATGCGCCTGCGTACTGCAAATGTCCATCACACCGATTCTGGAATACGCGAATCAGCAAAACCAAAACTAGAAAGAGTCTCAAAATCGTCATTGTTTCCTCCTCTCCCAAGGCCAACATGCATTTGGCAAAAGCCAGACCCTGCAGATATGGATGGCGAAGTCATAGTTCATTCAATCTCTAGCGAATGTTCCGTCGAAAGTGATGATCCAGCTGATTCTCACCAACGAAGTCCTCTGGCAACTGACTATGATGTTGGCAGTAGAACTGCTGCAGGCAGTCCGAG TTCTTTTGTTAGAGATCAGCCCTCTGTTACACCAGCAATCTCAAGGGAGTCACCTGTTACAGTGAACCTCTCTGCTAAAAAGACTGTCTCATCAGCCCCTAAAAGACGACCTTTGAGTGGTCGAGTACCAAATTTACAGATCCCGCGGTATGGTGCCTTTTTCAGTGCTCCAGATAGCTCAATGTCTAGTCCTTCGAGAAGTCCAATCAGAATTTCTGGTTATGAGCAAGTTACTGGCTCTGCTTTTCCTGCCGGAAAGCTTTTTCCAGAACACCTGTTGCTCGGATCTGGTCAATGCTCAAGTCCTGGGTCAGGCCAGACTTCTGGGCATAATTCAATGGGAGGAGATATGTCAGGGCAGTTATTCTGGCAGCCCAGCAGAGGAAGCCCAGAATATTCCTCTAACCCTAGTCCTAGAATGGCAAGTCCTGGCCCTAGTTCCAGAATTCACAGTGGTGCTGTGACACCAATTCATCCTAGAGCTGGAGGGGGACACTACGAATCAATGAGTAACTGGCCTGACGATTCAAGACAACAGAGTCACCGCCTGCCTCTTCCCCCCATAACAATTTCCAATTCTTCACCCTTCTCGCAGCCGAATTCTGCTGTGGCCTCACCTTCAGTACCACGCAGTCCTGGAAGAGCAGAGAACCTTGCAAGCCCCGGTTCGCGTTGGAAGAGAGGAAAATTGCTTGGTCGAGGCACATTTGGACATGTTTACGTTGGTTTTAACAG TGAGACCGGAGAGATGTGCGCCATGAAGGAGGTCACTTTATTTGCTGATGATGCAAAATCAAAGGAAAGTGCAAAGCAGTTGGgacaa GAGATTGTGTTGTTGAGTCGCTTAAAGCATCCTAATATTGTGCAGTATTATGGATCTGAAACG GTGGGTgatagattatatatatatttggaatATGTGTCTGGTGGTTCTATCCATAAGATTCTACAAGAATATGGGATATTAGGAGAATCAGCCATTCGAAGTTATACTCAACAAATTTTGTCAGGGCTGGCATACTTACATGCTAAAAACACGGTGCATCG GGATATTAAAGGGGCCAACATACTTGTGGACCCAAATGGCCGTGTTAAGTTGGCAGATTTTGGCATGGCAAAGCAT ATTACAGGGCAAACCTGCCCCTTATCATTTAAAGGTAGCCCTTATTGGATGGCACCCGAG GTTATAAGAAATTCAAATGGCTGTAACCTTGCTGTTGATATATGGAGCCTTGGATGCACTGTTTTGGAAATGGCTACGTCAAAACCACCTTGGAGCCAGTATGAAGGG GTTGCTGCCATGTTCAAAATCGGGAACAGTAAAGAGCTTCCACCGATTCCAGATCATCTATCAGATGATGGAAAGGATTTTGTGAGAAAATGTTTGCAACGCAATCCCCAGAATCGCCTTACAGCTGCTCAACTGTTGGAGCACCCTTTTGTAAAAAGTGCTGTTCCTTTGGAAAAACAGATATTGGGTTATGCATCTTCTGATAATTCTCCAATGTCAAAAGCTGCCAAATCCATG GGCATTGGTAATACGAGAAATCTACAGCCGGATCCTGAGAAACTTGCTATCCACTCATCTAGGGTGTCAAAATCTAATTTTAATCCAAG TGATGTTTACATTCCAAGGAACATATCATGCCCAGTCTCTCCAATAGGTAGTCCTCTTCTACATCCTAGATCTCCTAAGCACCCGAGTGGGAGGATGTCTCCGTCGCCCATATCTAGCCCCCTCACTACATCTGGCTCGTCCACGCCTCTAACAGGTGGGATGGGTGCAATACCGTATAATCAACCCATGTTACTTCCTGGTGGATTTTCCATTGTACCAAAGCGGCCACCAAGTTCCTGTTCTAATACCCTCTCTTACTGGGATCCGGACATTCTTAAAGGAGTGCATTCTGGCTCTCATGCTTTTTGGGGACTGGCATCCTGCCACAACAATGCTCTTGGAAGGAAATTCGGTAGAGTCGCTCATGCAGAGCTTTATGACCGACAATCTATCTTGGCTGATCGTGTGGCTCAGCAACTCCTGAGGGATCCTGCACAGTTGAATCCATCTGTTGATTTGAATCCCTCGTCTCCATTTCCATCCCACCACATGACTGGTTTATGA